Proteins found in one Fulvitalea axinellae genomic segment:
- a CDS encoding DUF5004 domain-containing protein → MKKFSRYMLMAAVALFSWACQPDDLNDLETPNYELRKEGVVGAWKVNAVKLVDVPLAAIDDPLAEQDVTDVFDASQLEFTFKADNTFTIKKKEGSNAPNFFGVESGTWSFYEEEGGFVTKMKLTEGDKSVDLVFESAPRPGHSLSVSFVRNAGGEDILKYVYDLNL, encoded by the coding sequence ATGAAAAAATTCTCAAGATATATGCTTATGGCTGCCGTGGCTCTTTTTTCGTGGGCCTGCCAGCCGGACGATCTCAATGACCTTGAGACGCCCAATTACGAGTTGAGGAAAGAAGGCGTTGTTGGCGCTTGGAAGGTAAACGCGGTGAAGCTGGTTGACGTTCCGTTGGCCGCCATTGACGATCCTTTGGCCGAGCAGGATGTTACGGACGTGTTCGACGCTTCCCAACTTGAATTCACTTTTAAAGCGGACAATACCTTTACCATCAAGAAAAAAGAGGGATCAAATGCCCCGAATTTCTTTGGTGTGGAATCGGGCACTTGGAGCTTTTATGAAGAGGAAGGTGGATTCGTTACGAAAATGAAACTCACGGAAGGCGACAAAAGCGTTGACCTTGTTTTCGAGAGCGCTCCTCGTCCAGGACATAGTTTAAGCGTTTCTTTCGTAAGAAATGCGGGTGGCGAGGATATCCTCAAATATGTCTACGACTTGAATCTTTGA